A portion of the Magnolia sinica isolate HGM2019 chromosome 17, MsV1, whole genome shotgun sequence genome contains these proteins:
- the LOC131230685 gene encoding pectin acetylesterase 12-like: MKFLWICVFFGFVMRRCVDGFVTFEELNVSEILSAFALREAANRPVMVSLSFIKGADAKGAVCLDGSLPGYHFDRGFGTGVNNWLVHLEGGGWCNDIKSCVGRKKNHLGSSNYMERVLRFTGILSNKAEENPDFYNWNRVKIRYCDGASFSGEGENKKANLFFRGQRIWLAAMKELMSLGMRFANQALLSGCSAGGLASIFHCDNFRELFPATTKVKCLSDGGLFLDAIDVSGKRSLRSIYHRVVNLQGVEKNLPEFCTRRLSPSLCFFPQNLLSHIKTPLFILNAAYDAWQVQASLAPLSADPHGVWSACKLDHAKCNAAQLAILEGFRKQILKYVRVFSKSKKNGLFINSCFSHCQSERQDTWFSKNSPQIGNKGIAQSVADWYFDRSRVKETDCPYPCDKTCHNLVFKRLISQ, from the exons atgaagtttTTGTGGATATGTGTGTTTTTTGGGTTTGTTATGAGGAGATGTGTTGATGGTTTTGTTACATTTGAAGAGTTGAACGTGAGTGAGATTCTATCAGCGTTCGCCTTGCGGGAGGCTGCCAACAGGCCCGTGATGGTGAGCCTGTCTTTTATTAAAGGAGCTGATGCAAAAGGAGCTG TCTGTTTGGATGGATCATTGCCCGGTTACCACTTTGATAGGGGGTTTGGGACAGGAGTGAACAATTGGCTTGTTCATTTGGAG GGAGGAGGTTGGTGTAATGACATTAAAAGTTGTGTTGGTCGCAAGAAGAATCATCTTGGTTCTTCAAATTACATGGAGAGGGTGTTACGATTTACTGGAATTTTGAGCAATAAAGCTGAAGAAAATCCCG ATTTTTACAATTGGAATAGAGTCAAGATTCGCTACTGTGATGGTGCATCCTTCAGTGGCGAAGGTGAAAATAAG AAAGCAAACCTTTTTTTCCGTGGACAACGCATTTGGTTAGCTGCCATGAAGGAACTAATGTCATTGGGAATGCGTTTTGCCAACCAG GCTCTTCTTTCTGGGTGCTCTGCAGGGGGTTTGGCATCAATTTTTCATTGTGACAATTTCCGGGAATTATTCCCAGCAACTACTAAAGTCAAGTGCCTTAGCGATGGCGGATTATTCCTTGATGC GATTGACGTATCTGGCAAACGCAGCCTAAGATCTATTTATCATAGGGTCGTTAACTTAcag GGGGTGGAAAAGAACTTGCCAGAATTTTGTACTCGCCGCTTGAGTCCTAGTTTG TGCTTCTTCCCACAGAATTTGTTGAGCCACATTAAGACCCCACTTTTTATTTTGAATGCGGCATATGACGCATGGCAg GTTCAGGCTAGTTTAGCACCACTATCAGCTGACCCTCATGGTGTTTGGAGTGCATGTAAATTAGACCACGCAAAGTGCAATGCAGCCCAACTCGCGATTCTTGAag GCTTCAGGAAACAAATTCTCAAATACGTCAGAGtcttttcaaaatccaaaaaaaatggtTTATTCATAAATTCATGTTTCTCGCACTGCCAGTCAGAGAGGCAGGACACATGGTTCTCAAAGAATTCTCCTCAAATTGGAAACAAG GGGATTGCCCAGTCTGTTGCGGACTGGTACTTCGACCGATCTCGAGTTAAGGAGACCGACTGTCCATACCCTTGTGACAAAACCTGTCACAATCTAGTCTTCAAGAGACTAATAAGTCAGTAG
- the LOC131230686 gene encoding uncharacterized protein LOC131230686 isoform X2: MASDDNMTIHSSMQEDDDDVDYDEDDHQHHCHSMSRLSMCSSNIKHSTYGYDDNSNDDDDDDDDAVMHMSRLSVDDGSDIEADGELSDEKEADGSEDSEKERGWSSLPVTPQGSIRWRSGLLGVKKYASEGEGRQGPCRRRVWASVRKGERRAVREKFLERAWEMRKYRAMDEEIESGDSECMVIAKAKGGGRCLSMDMEEVKACRDLGFQLQNDWTLEIPCRISGSTIDTDSGGNSPITNWIISSPEGTSPTSWTTR, encoded by the exons atggCTTCTGATGATaacatgaccatccattcatccatgcaagAAGACGACGACGATGTCGATTACGACGAAGACGATCATCAACACCATTGCCACAGCATGTCCCGTCTGTCCATGTGCAGTAGCAATATCAAACACTCTACCTACGGCTACGATGACAACAGCAACGacgatgacgacgacgatgatgatgcAGTGATGCACATGTCACGCTTATCAGTTGACGACGGGTCCGATATTGAAGCTGACGGTGAATTATCCGATGAGAAAGAGGCGGACGGGTCTGAGGACTCCGAAAAGGAGAGAGGCTGGTCTTCGCTCCCTGTAACGCCCCAAGGGAGTATCCGATGGCGGAGCGGACTCTTGGGGGTGAAGAAATATGCCAGCGAGGGTGAAGGAAGGCAAGGCCCATGTCGGCGGCGAGTGTGGGCTAGTGTAAGGAAGGGGGAGAGGAGGGCGGTAAGAGAGAAGTTTCTTGAGAGGGCGTGGGAGATGAGGAAATATAGAGCGATGGAtgaagagatagagagtgggGACAGCGAATGTATGGTGATAGCGAAAGCAAAAGGAGGTGGAAGGTGTTTGAGTATGGACATGGAGGAAGTGAAGGCTTGTAGAGATCTTGGATTCCAACTGCAGAATGATTGGACGTTGGAgattccttgtaggatctcaggttCTACTATTGATACTGATAGCGGTGGCAATTCTCCCATTACTAATTGGATAATCTCCAGCCCTG AAGGTacaagtccaactagttggaccacaaggtga
- the LOC131230686 gene encoding uncharacterized protein LOC131230686 isoform X1, which produces MASDDNMTIHSSMQEDDDDVDYDEDDHQHHCHSMSRLSMCSSNIKHSTYGYDDNSNDDDDDDDDAVMHMSRLSVDDGSDIEADGELSDEKEADGSEDSEKERGWSSLPVTPQGSIRWRSGLLGVKKYASEGEGRQGPCRRRVWASVRKGERRAVREKFLERAWEMRKYRAMDEEIESGDSECMVIAKAKGGGRCLSMDMEEVKACRDLGFQLQNDWTLEIPCRISGSTIDTDSGGNSPITNWIISSPGDDPRDVKARLKVWAQAVALASANRLNS; this is translated from the exons atggCTTCTGATGATaacatgaccatccattcatccatgcaagAAGACGACGACGATGTCGATTACGACGAAGACGATCATCAACACCATTGCCACAGCATGTCCCGTCTGTCCATGTGCAGTAGCAATATCAAACACTCTACCTACGGCTACGATGACAACAGCAACGacgatgacgacgacgatgatgatgcAGTGATGCACATGTCACGCTTATCAGTTGACGACGGGTCCGATATTGAAGCTGACGGTGAATTATCCGATGAGAAAGAGGCGGACGGGTCTGAGGACTCCGAAAAGGAGAGAGGCTGGTCTTCGCTCCCTGTAACGCCCCAAGGGAGTATCCGATGGCGGAGCGGACTCTTGGGGGTGAAGAAATATGCCAGCGAGGGTGAAGGAAGGCAAGGCCCATGTCGGCGGCGAGTGTGGGCTAGTGTAAGGAAGGGGGAGAGGAGGGCGGTAAGAGAGAAGTTTCTTGAGAGGGCGTGGGAGATGAGGAAATATAGAGCGATGGAtgaagagatagagagtgggGACAGCGAATGTATGGTGATAGCGAAAGCAAAAGGAGGTGGAAGGTGTTTGAGTATGGACATGGAGGAAGTGAAGGCTTGTAGAGATCTTGGATTCCAACTGCAGAATGATTGGACGTTGGAgattccttgtaggatctcaggttCTACTATTGATACTGATAGCGGTGGCAATTCTCCCATTACTAATTGGATAATCTCCAGCCCTG GTGATGACCCAAGAGACGTGAAGGCTAGGCTCAAGGTATGGGCACAAGCGGTGGCACTCGCTTCAGCCAATCGCCTCAATAGCTGA